The following proteins come from a genomic window of Limnochordia bacterium:
- a CDS encoding FadR family transcriptional regulator, whose protein sequence is MGIGEAFELDGRQGELFQLNTQCKRSLYQQIADRLKVYINEWGLQPGDKLPTEHELVKMFGVSRPSVREALRLLQSLGVVVIRQRHGVVVQAPLVSDLMEQLAYGLRFVSEPQSSLWEARLVLETGAVPLISARLTSEGLERLDQILQEMDHAIFAAPRFTQLDMQYHRTLMELAGNDIILELAKVIEDFFSHPRNQINATSGQRRLFIEEHWGIRNALAAHGFARAQQIIYRHLWRYHVAWGEEPQVTVQEQA, encoded by the coding sequence ATGGGGATAGGTGAAGCCTTCGAACTAGATGGACGCCAGGGTGAGCTGTTTCAACTTAATACACAGTGCAAACGCTCGTTGTATCAACAGATTGCAGACAGGCTCAAAGTCTATATTAACGAATGGGGATTACAACCCGGGGACAAACTGCCTACGGAACATGAGTTAGTAAAGATGTTTGGTGTGAGTCGTCCCTCGGTCCGGGAAGCCCTTCGCTTACTCCAATCCCTAGGTGTGGTAGTGATTAGGCAACGGCACGGAGTTGTGGTGCAAGCGCCTTTGGTCAGTGACCTGATGGAGCAGCTTGCCTATGGGTTGCGTTTTGTCTCTGAGCCCCAAAGCTCCCTTTGGGAGGCACGACTGGTACTAGAGACCGGTGCGGTACCGTTGATTAGTGCTCGGCTAACATCCGAGGGCTTAGAACGACTTGATCAGATCCTACAGGAGATGGATCATGCTATTTTTGCCGCGCCTAGGTTTACACAACTGGACATGCAGTACCACCGAACGTTAATGGAGCTTGCTGGTAATGATATAATTTTGGAGCTGGCCAAGGTGATTGAAGACTTCTTCAGTCATCCCCGAAACCAAATCAACGCGACATCCGGTCAGCGTCGTCTGTTTATCGAAGAACATTGGGGTATCCGGAACGCTTTGGCTGCACATGGTTTTGCCCGGGCCCAACAGATTATTTACCGGCACCTGTGGCGATATCATGTGGCCTGGGGAGAGGAGCCCCAAGTGACTGTGCAAGAACAAGCATAG